A part of Xenopus tropicalis strain Nigerian chromosome 4, UCB_Xtro_10.0, whole genome shotgun sequence genomic DNA contains:
- the uox gene encoding urate oxidase isoform X1, with amino-acid sequence MDTSQQNETYMDSDVEFAHTAYGKNAVKVLQIKRNGKQHFIKEIEVSVQLTLKSKKDYLEGDNSDIIPTDTIKNTIYALTKLKGIQTIEEFSVEIARHFLTSFNHVTEVKVFINEAPWRRMEKNGMSHVHAFIYSPEGVHFCELQQKRGGQPAIFSGIKELRILKTTQSGFEGFIKDRFTTLPEVKDRCFSTIVNCKWKYGTSKAVDYDAVWKTILETILDTFAGPYDKGEYSPSVQKTLYDIQVLSLRKVPEIEEIEIILPNKHYFTIDMSKMGLTNQDEVLMPTDIPYGNIAGTLRRNPSSKL; translated from the exons GATTCAGATGTTGAGTTTGCTCACACAGCCTATGGCAAAAATGCAGTTAAAGTCCTTCAGATCAAGAGGAATGGAAAGCaacattttattaaagaaatagaAGTCTCTGTTCAGCTTACCTTAAAGTCCAAGAAGGATTATTTGGAGGGAGATAATTCCGACATTATTCCTACAGATACAATTAAAAACACCATCTATGCCTTGACAAAACTCAAAGGG ATTCAAACAATAGAAGAATTTTCCGTGGAGATAGCAAGACATTTTCTCACCTCCTTTAACCATGTTACTGAAGTTAAAGTTTTTATTAATGAAGCCCCATGGAGGCGTATGGAAAAG AATGGAATGAGCCACGtgcatgcatttatttattcacCTGAAGGGGTTCACTTCTGTGAGCTGCAACAAAAACGGGGAG GTCAACCGGCTATTTTCTCTGGTATCAAAGAACTAAGAATTCTGAAAACAACACAATCTGGATTCGAAGGTTTCATAAAAGACCGTTTTACTACTCTTCCTGAAGTGAAAGATCGCTGCTTTTCAACAATTGTCAACTGCAAATGGAAATATGGCACCAGTAAAGCAGTTGATTATGATGCCGTTTG GAAAACCATTTTGGAAACCATTCTTGATACATTTGCTGGTCCCTATGACAAAGGAGAATATTCTCCATCTGTGCAGAAGACTCTCTATGACATCCAGGTGCTGAGCCTAAGGAAAGTTCCAGAG ATTGAAGAAATTGAAATCATCCTTCCAAACAAACATTATTTTACCATTGACATGAGCAAAATGGGATTGACCAACCAGGATGAG GTGTTGATGCCTACGGACATTCCATATGGAAATATTGCTGGAACTTTAAGACGGAATCCGTCTTCGAAACTGTAA
- the uox gene encoding urate oxidase: protein MAQYHGRLSKDSDVEFAHTAYGKNAVKVLQIKRNGKQHFIKEIEVSVQLTLKSKKDYLEGDNSDIIPTDTIKNTIYALTKLKGIQTIEEFSVEIARHFLTSFNHVTEVKVFINEAPWRRMEKNGMSHVHAFIYSPEGVHFCELQQKRGGQPAIFSGIKELRILKTTQSGFEGFIKDRFTTLPEVKDRCFSTIVNCKWKYGTSKAVDYDAVWKTILETILDTFAGPYDKGEYSPSVQKTLYDIQVLSLRKVPEIEEIEIILPNKHYFTIDMSKMGLTNQDEVLMPTDIPYGNIAGTLRRNPSSKL from the exons GATTCAGATGTTGAGTTTGCTCACACAGCCTATGGCAAAAATGCAGTTAAAGTCCTTCAGATCAAGAGGAATGGAAAGCaacattttattaaagaaatagaAGTCTCTGTTCAGCTTACCTTAAAGTCCAAGAAGGATTATTTGGAGGGAGATAATTCCGACATTATTCCTACAGATACAATTAAAAACACCATCTATGCCTTGACAAAACTCAAAGGG ATTCAAACAATAGAAGAATTTTCCGTGGAGATAGCAAGACATTTTCTCACCTCCTTTAACCATGTTACTGAAGTTAAAGTTTTTATTAATGAAGCCCCATGGAGGCGTATGGAAAAG AATGGAATGAGCCACGtgcatgcatttatttattcacCTGAAGGGGTTCACTTCTGTGAGCTGCAACAAAAACGGGGAG GTCAACCGGCTATTTTCTCTGGTATCAAAGAACTAAGAATTCTGAAAACAACACAATCTGGATTCGAAGGTTTCATAAAAGACCGTTTTACTACTCTTCCTGAAGTGAAAGATCGCTGCTTTTCAACAATTGTCAACTGCAAATGGAAATATGGCACCAGTAAAGCAGTTGATTATGATGCCGTTTG GAAAACCATTTTGGAAACCATTCTTGATACATTTGCTGGTCCCTATGACAAAGGAGAATATTCTCCATCTGTGCAGAAGACTCTCTATGACATCCAGGTGCTGAGCCTAAGGAAAGTTCCAGAG ATTGAAGAAATTGAAATCATCCTTCCAAACAAACATTATTTTACCATTGACATGAGCAAAATGGGATTGACCAACCAGGATGAG GTGTTGATGCCTACGGACATTCCATATGGAAATATTGCTGGAACTTTAAGACGGAATCCGTCTTCGAAACTGTAA
- the samd13 gene encoding sterile alpha motif domain-containing protein 13 isoform X2: MREETKEISSMPMVTGIMESKENGAVDVKNSVENGRPPDPAHWAVDDVVNYFKTAGFEEQASAFKEQEIDGKSLLLMTRNDVLTGLSLKLGPALKIYEYHVKPLQTQHLKSSSS, encoded by the exons AAACCAAAGAAATCTCCAGCATGCCCATGGTGACAGGGATTATGGAGAGCAAGGAAAACGGTGCTGTGGATGTTAAAAA CTCAGTGGAGAATGGGAGACCGCCTGATCCAGCTCACTGGGCTGTGGATGATGTTGTAAATTATTTCAAAACTGCAGGATTTGAAGAACAAGCTAGTGCATTTAAGGAACAG gagattGATGGAAAGTCGTTACTGCTTATGACAAGAAATGATGTTTTGACTGGACTTTCATTAAAATTAGGCCCTGCACTCAAAATCTATGAGTACCACGTGAAGCCTTTGCAGACCCAACATTTAAAGAGCAGCTCTTCATAA
- the samd13 gene encoding sterile alpha motif domain-containing protein 13 isoform X3 yields MPMVTGIMESKENGAVDVKNSVENGRPPDPAHWAVDDVVNYFKTAGFEEQASAFKEQEIDGKSLLLMTRNDVLTGLSLKLGPALKIYEYHVKPLQTQHLKSSSS; encoded by the exons ATGCCCATGGTGACAGGGATTATGGAGAGCAAGGAAAACGGTGCTGTGGATGTTAAAAA CTCAGTGGAGAATGGGAGACCGCCTGATCCAGCTCACTGGGCTGTGGATGATGTTGTAAATTATTTCAAAACTGCAGGATTTGAAGAACAAGCTAGTGCATTTAAGGAACAG gagattGATGGAAAGTCGTTACTGCTTATGACAAGAAATGATGTTTTGACTGGACTTTCATTAAAATTAGGCCCTGCACTCAAAATCTATGAGTACCACGTGAAGCCTTTGCAGACCCAACATTTAAAGAGCAGCTCTTCATAA
- the samd13 gene encoding sterile alpha motif domain-containing protein 13 isoform X1 yields MDTGKDCSYKQHLTLDLKFILNCMYSTKVFDSSVENGRPPDPAHWAVDDVVNYFKTAGFEEQASAFKEQEIDGKSLLLMTRNDVLTGLSLKLGPALKIYEYHVKPLQTQHLKSSSS; encoded by the exons ATGGACACTGGCAAAGACTGTAGCTATAAACAACACTTAACGCTTGATCTCAAATTTATACTTAACTGCATGTATTCAACAAAGGTTTTTGACAG CTCAGTGGAGAATGGGAGACCGCCTGATCCAGCTCACTGGGCTGTGGATGATGTTGTAAATTATTTCAAAACTGCAGGATTTGAAGAACAAGCTAGTGCATTTAAGGAACAG gagattGATGGAAAGTCGTTACTGCTTATGACAAGAAATGATGTTTTGACTGGACTTTCATTAAAATTAGGCCCTGCACTCAAAATCTATGAGTACCACGTGAAGCCTTTGCAGACCCAACATTTAAAGAGCAGCTCTTCATAA